The Apodemus sylvaticus chromosome 5, mApoSyl1.1, whole genome shotgun sequence genome has a segment encoding these proteins:
- the Fam217b gene encoding protein FAM217B isoform X1, whose protein sequence is MKKPPPQLSSSGSRLSNSILSTAEKTTHQTSDDKQPCDLFKTRNRMRDCHQKSSSINAGSSWNQAQHSKTSSEKGQSGSQGPHISAQLRSSLLGISQPAADRLVETVSMEGRQEPAALSSRYQAACGSKLFLDLHSMEIIKGGADEDSASDLSDSERVAIPPSPFTPPELNLRAEEIDPVSFSLHPEPSEAASGHSYPDFLPPPFNSWDLRDMAVVLNSEGRSEALPRATGFLGKYIDRLLQLEWLQVQTVQCEKARAAKAKPSGASGMLKSPGRGKLLTSALSKPLPSPEGISKSGPSRKKGFRHEEAHPSYYAFETLPNSVDGPGRPRLCSQKRGPEADGPGRPRLCSQKRAPEARVDKKKSSKGAKLQLRAPPCTAAEGNPAMEANGNIRIPRQSAVLLDPVDSCRASRTQAHVDLKKKGSANNCGYAPSSSEKKTKTNGAKQSTYKLK, encoded by the exons ATGAAGAAGCCACCTCCCCAGCTGTCTTCATCTGGCAGCAGATTGAGCAACAGTATTCTGAGTACTGCAGAGAAG acaaCCCATCAAACCTCAGATGATAAGCAGCCCTGTGACCTGTTCAAGACAAGGAATAGGATGAGGGACTGTCATCAGAAAAGCAG CAGTATAAATGCTGGCTCATCTTGGAATCAAGCACAGCATTCGAAGACTTCTTCGGAGAAAGGGCAGAGTGGATCGCAAGGACCCCACATCTCTGCACAGCTGAGGAGCAGCCTCCTTGGAATCTCCCAGCCAGCCGCAGACAGACTCGTGGAAACCGTTTCCATGGAGGGAAGACAGGAGCCTGCAGCGCTCAGCTCCAGGTATCAGGCTGCCTGTGGAAGCAAACTGTTCCTTGACCTCCACTCCATGGAGATCATTAAAGGAGGTGCTGATGAGGACAGTGCCAGTGACCTGTCAGACTCAGAAAGAGTGGCCATCCCCCCTTCTCCGTTCACACCTCCAGAGCTCAACCTCAGAGCTGAAGAGATCGACCCGGTGTCCTTCAGTCTTCACCCAGAGCCGAGCGAGGCGGCGTCTGGACACTCGTACCCTGACTTTCTTCCGCCTCCTTTCAATTCCTGGGACCTCCGGGATATGGCTGTCGTTCTGAACTCAGAAGGCAGGAGCGAGGCCCTGCCCAGGGCCACGGGATTCCTTGGGAAGTACATAGACAGACTTCTGCAACTGGAGTGGCTGCAAGTCCAGACTGTGCAGTGCGAGAAGGCCCGAGCTGCCAAGGCCAAGCCCTCTGGTGCCTCCGGGATGCTGAAAAGCCCTGGACGGGGTAAACTCCTCACCAGTGCTCTGTCCAAGCCCTTACCATCCCCAGAAGGGATTTCAAAGTCAGGCCCTTCTCGAAAGAAAGGTTTCCGCCATGAAGAGGCCCACCCGTCCTACTATGCGTTCGAGACTTTACCTAACTCTGTGGATGGGCCTGGCCGGCCCAGGCTGTGTTCCCAGAAGCGAGGCCCCGAAGCGGATGGGCCTGGCCGGCCCAGGCTGTGTTCCCAGAAGCGAGCCCCCGAAGCGCGggtggacaagaagaaatcaagCAAGGGCGCCAAGCTTCAGCTCCGAGCTCCGCCCTGCACCGCAGCTGAGGGCAACCCTGCCATGGAAGCCAATGGGAACATCCGAATTCCCAGGCAATCTGCAGTGCTTCTGGACCCCGTGGATTCCTGCAGGGCCTCCAGGACACAGGCACACGTGGACCTGAAGAAAAAGGGCAGTGCAAATAACTGCGGGTACGCCCCTTCATCCAGtgagaaaaaaactaaaacaaacggAGCCAAGCAAAGCACATATAAGTTAAAGTGA
- the Fam217b gene encoding protein FAM217B isoform X2, which translates to MKKPPPQLSSSGSRLSNSILSTAEKTTHQTSDDKQPCDLFKTRNRMRDCHQKSSSINAGSSWNQAQHSKTSSEKGQSGSQGPHISAQLRSSLLGISQPAADRLVETVSMEGRQEPAALSSRYQAACGSKLFLDLHSMEIIKGGADEDSASDLSDSERVAIPPSPFTPPELNLRAEEIDPVSFSLHPEPSEAASGHSYPDFLPPPFNSWDLRDMAVVLNSEGRSEALPRATGFLGKYIDRLLQLEWLQVQTVQCEKARAAKAKPSGASGMLKSPGRGKLLTSALSKPLPSPEGISKSGPSRKKGFRHEEAHPSYYAFETLPNSVDGPGRPRLCSQKRGPEADGPGRPRLCSQKRAPEARVDKKKSSKGAKLQLRAPPCTAAEGNPAMEANGNIRIPRQSAVLLDPVDSCRASRTQAHVDLKKKGSANNCG; encoded by the exons ATGAAGAAGCCACCTCCCCAGCTGTCTTCATCTGGCAGCAGATTGAGCAACAGTATTCTGAGTACTGCAGAGAAG acaaCCCATCAAACCTCAGATGATAAGCAGCCCTGTGACCTGTTCAAGACAAGGAATAGGATGAGGGACTGTCATCAGAAAAGCAG CAGTATAAATGCTGGCTCATCTTGGAATCAAGCACAGCATTCGAAGACTTCTTCGGAGAAAGGGCAGAGTGGATCGCAAGGACCCCACATCTCTGCACAGCTGAGGAGCAGCCTCCTTGGAATCTCCCAGCCAGCCGCAGACAGACTCGTGGAAACCGTTTCCATGGAGGGAAGACAGGAGCCTGCAGCGCTCAGCTCCAGGTATCAGGCTGCCTGTGGAAGCAAACTGTTCCTTGACCTCCACTCCATGGAGATCATTAAAGGAGGTGCTGATGAGGACAGTGCCAGTGACCTGTCAGACTCAGAAAGAGTGGCCATCCCCCCTTCTCCGTTCACACCTCCAGAGCTCAACCTCAGAGCTGAAGAGATCGACCCGGTGTCCTTCAGTCTTCACCCAGAGCCGAGCGAGGCGGCGTCTGGACACTCGTACCCTGACTTTCTTCCGCCTCCTTTCAATTCCTGGGACCTCCGGGATATGGCTGTCGTTCTGAACTCAGAAGGCAGGAGCGAGGCCCTGCCCAGGGCCACGGGATTCCTTGGGAAGTACATAGACAGACTTCTGCAACTGGAGTGGCTGCAAGTCCAGACTGTGCAGTGCGAGAAGGCCCGAGCTGCCAAGGCCAAGCCCTCTGGTGCCTCCGGGATGCTGAAAAGCCCTGGACGGGGTAAACTCCTCACCAGTGCTCTGTCCAAGCCCTTACCATCCCCAGAAGGGATTTCAAAGTCAGGCCCTTCTCGAAAGAAAGGTTTCCGCCATGAAGAGGCCCACCCGTCCTACTATGCGTTCGAGACTTTACCTAACTCTGTGGATGGGCCTGGCCGGCCCAGGCTGTGTTCCCAGAAGCGAGGCCCCGAAGCGGATGGGCCTGGCCGGCCCAGGCTGTGTTCCCAGAAGCGAGCCCCCGAAGCGCGggtggacaagaagaaatcaagCAAGGGCGCCAAGCTTCAGCTCCGAGCTCCGCCCTGCACCGCAGCTGAGGGCAACCCTGCCATGGAAGCCAATGGGAACATCCGAATTCCCAGGCAATCTGCAGTGCTTCTGGACCCCGTGGATTCCTGCAGGGCCTCCAGGACACAGGCACACGTGGACCTGAAGAAAAAGGGCAGTGCAAATAACTGCGG GTAG